TTAACCTCCATCACTGTCATGTCTTCCACGCCTAGCTTGTCGGCAATTAGCCGAGCTGGAACCACTCCTCCCCTGAGGACTCCAACTACTACATCGGGAGTGAAATGAGAGTCCCTTATGCGACTGGCAACTATATCAACACCCTCATCAATGTTGCTCCATTCTACTAATTCAATATCGACCTGATCAGAGCCCCCATGGATCGTGGGCAAAATGACTATCTCTCTAGGAGTATCCTTATTGCTGTATAGTCTATAGTCGACCCCGTCTACGAACAACATATAGCTAGGCATAGGGTCTCCTTCAGGTGTTATAGCGTCAGCTAGCTCCTTGTAAGTTTCTCTTAGCCTTTTCAACGCTTCCCTCCAATTCGAGGCCTCTATCTCGACAACCCTCTTGCCTACGCGCTCGGCTAGAGTAGCCATTAACTTAATCTTTATTCGCGCCAAGGGCAGTGACCCCGAGATAACCTGGAGGCTTCTAGGCTATTATTAACGAAGGAGCGGGCTCACGCTTCGGCCTCTTTCTTGGCCCGCTTCCTGGCTATGTTAACTAGGTGCGTTATATACCCGGCTATCTGGTTCCTTAGCTTCTTACTGTCATACTCGATCAACTGCGATACCATCCGCTTGTTATGTTCAAAGTCACCAGTAAATAGATCGGGATACTTCTCCAATAGTTTTCTCGCAGTCCTCTTCACCAGCGTAGTGCGGACTTTACCCATATCCCTTCTCCCCTGGATGGGCGGGATTACTACGGGATACTTAAATGCTAAACCCTGTTATCCCGCCCCTGGTAGACGTAATGTTTATATAGAAGTGATACCCCCTTGGACTCTCGGAGTTGAACTAGGGAAAAGGTGACAGGAGATGGCAGCAGGAGTACCAATGGAGACCATGGGAGTGCCTGTGATTATACTGAAGGAGGGAACCCAGAGATCATACGGGCGCGAAGCAGTAAGAGCAAATATCATGGCAGTACGAGCTATCTCAGAGATCCTAAAGACAACTTACGGGCCCAAAGGAATGGACAAAATGCTAGTAGACAGCCTAGGGGACATAACAATAACCAACGACGGTGCAACGATACTCGACAAGATAGA
This window of the Candidatus Thermodiscus eudorianus genome carries:
- a CDS encoding 30S ribosomal protein S17e; translated protein: MGKVRTTLVKRTARKLLEKYPDLFTGDFEHNKRMVSQLIEYDSKKLRNQIAGYITHLVNIARKRAKKEAEA